A genome region from Chryseobacterium sp. G0186 includes the following:
- a CDS encoding heavy metal translocating P-type ATPase: MINTDKNHKHIYDAQGKQLCCTEENKNDAQTNTGQSTDNVCCSTDEKVNQKSNERSEAVDKNSVIKMFLPGIISLVLLLIAIYLDNVLKPEWFQGWVRTVWYIIAYAPVGFPVIKEAFESIGKGDVFSEFLLMSIATIGAFTIGEYPEGVAVMLFYAVGEVFQSLAVKRAKTNIKSLLDQRPDEVTILQGTQTKVVKAETVTIGEIIQLKPGEKLGLDGELLSEAASFNTAALTGESKPDTKSKGETVLAGMINLNTVSQVKVTTAYTDSKLSKILELVQNATSQKAPTELFIRKFAKVYTPIVVLLAILITALPYFFVENYVFSQWLYRALVFLVISCPCALVISIPLGYFGGIGAASKNGILVKGSNFLDVLASIQNVVMDKTGTMTEGVFKVQEVVFDKAFDEKEILEMVNALESHSSHPVATAIQEYVGDVNHNIPLENIEEIAGHGLKANVNGKELLVGNFKLMDKFSITYDIDPNSIVYTVIAVAYDRKFVGYITIADSIKEDAQETINLLHKLNVKATMLSGDKSTVVKYVAEQLGIDNAFGDLLPEDKVNRVKEIKAKGGSVAFVGDGVNDAPVVALSDAGIAMGGLGSDATIETADVVIQDDKPSKIPMAINIGKQTKKIVWQNIALAFGVKAIVLVLGAGGLATMWEAVFADVGVALLAILNAVRIQRMKF; the protein is encoded by the coding sequence ATGATAAATACAGATAAAAATCACAAGCATATTTATGATGCGCAGGGCAAGCAACTCTGCTGCACGGAGGAAAACAAAAACGATGCCCAAACAAATACAGGGCAGAGTACTGATAATGTTTGTTGCTCAACGGATGAAAAAGTTAATCAAAAGAGCAATGAACGAAGTGAAGCTGTTGATAAAAACAGCGTTATAAAAATGTTTTTACCAGGAATTATTTCTTTGGTACTATTGCTAATTGCTATTTACTTAGACAATGTCTTGAAACCTGAATGGTTTCAAGGTTGGGTAAGAACTGTTTGGTATATAATAGCTTATGCACCAGTCGGATTTCCTGTAATTAAAGAAGCTTTTGAAAGTATTGGTAAAGGCGATGTTTTTTCAGAATTTTTGCTGATGAGTATTGCTACTATTGGAGCCTTTACCATTGGTGAATACCCCGAGGGTGTTGCTGTAATGCTGTTTTATGCTGTTGGTGAAGTCTTTCAGTCATTAGCAGTAAAGAGAGCTAAAACAAATATCAAATCTTTACTCGACCAACGTCCTGATGAAGTAACCATTTTACAAGGCACTCAAACAAAAGTTGTAAAAGCTGAAACAGTTACTATTGGAGAGATAATACAATTGAAGCCTGGAGAAAAGTTAGGATTGGACGGAGAATTATTGTCCGAAGCTGCATCTTTCAATACAGCAGCTCTTACGGGTGAGAGCAAGCCTGACACTAAATCAAAAGGTGAAACGGTACTGGCAGGGATGATAAACTTAAATACCGTTTCACAGGTAAAAGTGACAACCGCCTATACGGATAGTAAACTAAGTAAAATTTTAGAACTGGTACAAAACGCTACTTCTCAAAAAGCTCCTACAGAATTATTCATCAGAAAATTTGCAAAAGTATATACACCAATTGTAGTGCTGTTAGCTATTCTAATTACAGCATTGCCCTACTTCTTTGTAGAAAATTATGTGTTCAGCCAATGGTTGTATCGTGCTTTGGTATTCCTTGTTATCTCTTGCCCTTGTGCATTGGTAATAAGTATTCCTTTAGGCTACTTTGGCGGAATTGGGGCAGCGAGTAAAAATGGAATATTGGTTAAGGGAAGCAACTTTTTGGATGTTCTTGCCAGCATACAAAATGTAGTAATGGATAAGACAGGTACAATGACGGAGGGCGTATTTAAAGTTCAGGAAGTTGTATTTGACAAGGCATTTGATGAGAAAGAAATTTTAGAAATGGTCAATGCTTTGGAAAGCCATAGTAGCCACCCCGTAGCAACTGCCATTCAAGAATATGTAGGCGATGTAAACCACAATATCCCATTAGAAAATATAGAGGAAATTGCAGGACACGGACTAAAGGCTAATGTAAATGGGAAAGAATTATTGGTAGGGAATTTTAAGCTGATGGATAAATTTTCTATTACTTATGACATAGACCCGAACAGCATTGTCTACACGGTAATCGCAGTGGCTTATGATAGAAAGTTTGTTGGTTACATTACCATTGCGGACAGCATAAAAGAAGACGCACAGGAAACCATAAATCTATTGCATAAGCTCAATGTTAAAGCTACTATGCTTAGCGGAGATAAAAGTACGGTTGTAAAGTATGTAGCGGAACAGTTGGGGATAGATAATGCTTTCGGAGATTTATTGCCTGAAGATAAAGTAAACAGAGTTAAAGAAATTAAAGCCAAAGGCGGAAGCGTTGCTTTTGTTGGCGACGGTGTAAACGATGCGCCTGTTGTGGCTTTGAGCGATGCGGGTATTGCAATGGGCGGTTTGGGAAGCGATGCGACCATTGAAACGGCAGATGTGGTAATACAAGACGACAAACCGAGTAAAATACCTATGGCAATCAATATAGGCAAGCAGACAAAGAAAATCGTTTGGCAAAATATAGCTTTAGCATTCGGAGTAAAAGCTATTGTACTAGTTTTGGGAGCTGGGGGCTTAGCGACTATGTGGGAAGCTGTTTTTGCAGATGTTGGGGTTGCCTTATTAGCTATACTAAACGCAGTAAGGATACAGCGGATGAAATTTTAA
- a CDS encoding RteC domain-containing protein — protein sequence MDKFYNETLAKLENEIKEFEIEADCSIERIEAVIQLIIKCLFDVKKYILKRGFKNVDEEIRFFKYQKPIIVSKLIYYNAIYKIETRRPYGNKRTKKYFVKELKKLKRFFENNLDFYKYYRSNNSFFDEQFFVRGKHDIRLWLDTFYFEADHRFSTSHDYKVAKIIANDLIQVYLEDRLNNINVKKVSDNSLIWTASKTALTELIYALYSHGAFNNGNTEIKLIAKTFEDAFNIELGDFYHTFMELKARKINRTKFLDRLCEALIKKMDEQDEKQ from the coding sequence ATGGATAAATTTTATAACGAAACGCTGGCTAAGCTGGAAAACGAAATCAAAGAATTTGAGATTGAAGCAGACTGTTCGATAGAACGCATTGAAGCAGTTATACAACTTATTATCAAATGTTTATTCGACGTAAAAAAATATATTTTAAAAAGAGGATTTAAGAATGTTGATGAAGAAATTCGCTTTTTTAAATATCAAAAGCCAATTATCGTTTCAAAGCTCATCTATTATAATGCCATCTATAAAATCGAAACGAGAAGACCGTATGGAAATAAGCGTACCAAGAAATATTTTGTCAAAGAACTGAAAAAGCTAAAAAGGTTCTTTGAAAATAACCTTGATTTTTATAAGTATTACCGTAGCAATAATTCTTTCTTTGACGAACAATTTTTTGTACGTGGCAAGCACGATATAAGACTATGGTTAGACACTTTTTATTTTGAGGCAGACCATCGCTTTTCTACTTCGCACGATTATAAGGTTGCCAAGATAATTGCTAATGACCTGATACAGGTATATTTGGAAGACAGGTTAAATAACATCAACGTTAAAAAGGTTTCAGATAATTCGTTGATATGGACAGCAAGCAAAACTGCACTCACGGAACTCATTTATGCACTGTACTCCCACGGTGCATTTAACAATGGGAATACAGAAATAAAATTGATAGCCAAAACGTTTGAAGATGCCTTCAATATTGAGTTAGGCGACTTTTACCATACGTTTATGGAACTTAAAGCCCGCAAAATAAACCGAACGAAATTCCTCGACAGGCTGTGTGAAGCACTGATAAAGAAAATGGACGAACAAGATGAAAAACAGTAA
- a CDS encoding helix-turn-helix domain-containing protein encodes MNTIFIKNMVCDRCIMVVQNELEKLGLDAKNIKLGEVILSKEITSLEKENLSKTLEPLGFEVIDDKKGRIIEKIKNIIIDLVHHQDSDVKTNLSDVLSDKLHHDYNYLSNLFSEVEGTTIEKYFIAQKVEKVKELLVYDELSLSEIANRLNYSSVAYLSNQFKKVTGLTPSHFKQIKEDKRKPLDKV; translated from the coding sequence ATGAATACAATCTTTATTAAAAATATGGTTTGCGACCGTTGCATTATGGTGGTACAAAACGAATTGGAAAAACTGGGATTAGATGCTAAAAATATAAAACTGGGCGAAGTTATTCTTTCCAAAGAAATAACATCTCTGGAAAAAGAGAATTTGTCCAAAACTTTAGAGCCATTAGGATTTGAAGTAATTGACGATAAAAAAGGCAGGATAATAGAAAAGATAAAGAACATTATCATTGACCTGGTACACCATCAGGATAGTGATGTAAAAACCAACCTTTCCGATGTATTGAGTGACAAATTGCATCACGATTACAATTACCTGTCCAATCTGTTTTCAGAGGTAGAGGGTACAACCATTGAAAAATACTTTATCGCCCAAAAGGTGGAGAAAGTCAAAGAATTGTTGGTGTATGATGAGTTGTCATTAAGTGAGATTGCGAACCGCCTAAATTATTCGAGCGTGGCATATTTGAGTAACCAGTTTAAAAAAGTTACCGGGCTAACACCAAGCCATTTCAAACAGATTAAAGAGGATAAAAGAAAACCGTTGGATAAAGTGTAA
- a CDS encoding heavy metal translocating P-type ATPase has translation MATNRENIYIPLEDVESEHCALIVEKGLAQVKGVETHKVELNNRRAAITVDSNETVGEAVKAIKDLGYGVPTVKSAFPVLGMTCASCAGSAESIVKYQPGVVNASVNFATGNLTVEYLPNMTDASTLQKAVQGVGYDLLIEDETKQQETLEAIHEKKFRTLKNKTIWAIILSLPVVIIGMFFMDMPYADPIMWLFSTPVVIWLGRDFFVNAWKQAKHRSANMDTLVALSTGIAYLFSVFNMLFADFWHQRGLHAHVYFEAAAVIIAFILLGKLLEERAKGNTSSAIKKLMGLQPKTVIVVQADGTEKQTAIEDVSAGDVILVKPGEKIAVDGMVISGNSYVDESMLSGEPVPVLKKEKEKVFAGTINQKGSFRFRAVKVGKETMLAHIIKRVQDAQGSKAPVQKLVDRIAGIFVPTVIGIAILTFTLWLILGGENGVVQGLLAAVTVLVIACPCALGLATPTAIMVGVGKGAENGILIKDAESLELAKKVNAIVLDKTGTITEGRPQVTGIKWLNNEDTAKEILLSIEKQSEHPLAEAVVKHLGDVATTSLSMFDSITGKGAKADHDNETYYVGNKKLLAENNIAIAGELQDQAEEWGKQSKTVIWFANSKKALAVIAIADKIKETSVQAIREMQEMGIDLYMLTGDNEATAKAIAEQTGIKHYKAEVLPQHKADFVKELQSKGKVVAMVGDGINDSTALATADVSIAMGKGSDIAMDVAKMTIISSDLTKIPQAIRLSKQTVATIKQNLFWAFIYNVIGIPVAAGILYPVNGFLLNPMIAGAAMALSSVSVVSNSLRLKWKK, from the coding sequence ATGGCGACAAACAGAGAAAATATATACATTCCATTGGAGGATGTAGAAAGCGAACACTGTGCATTAATCGTTGAAAAGGGATTGGCACAGGTAAAAGGCGTAGAAACCCATAAAGTAGAGCTGAACAACCGAAGGGCAGCGATTACAGTAGATAGCAATGAAACCGTAGGCGAGGCTGTTAAGGCAATTAAAGATTTAGGTTACGGAGTTCCTACGGTTAAAAGTGCTTTTCCGGTATTGGGCATGACCTGTGCATCCTGTGCGGGCAGTGCCGAAAGCATTGTGAAATACCAACCGGGAGTAGTTAATGCTTCCGTGAACTTTGCAACGGGCAATCTTACCGTGGAATATCTGCCCAATATGACCGATGCCTCCACCCTGCAAAAAGCGGTTCAGGGAGTAGGTTACGACCTATTGATTGAAGACGAAACCAAGCAGCAGGAAACGCTCGAAGCCATCCACGAAAAGAAATTCCGAACCTTGAAAAACAAGACCATTTGGGCAATTATCCTTTCCCTGCCCGTGGTAATCATAGGAATGTTCTTTATGGATATGCCCTATGCAGACCCGATAATGTGGCTCTTTTCCACGCCCGTTGTAATATGGTTGGGCAGGGATTTTTTTGTAAACGCTTGGAAGCAGGCAAAGCACCGTTCCGCCAATATGGATACGCTGGTGGCATTGAGTACAGGTATTGCCTACCTGTTCAGTGTTTTCAATATGCTGTTTGCCGACTTTTGGCATCAACGGGGACTGCATGCTCACGTATATTTTGAAGCGGCTGCCGTTATTATCGCATTCATCCTCTTGGGAAAACTGCTGGAAGAAAGAGCCAAAGGCAACACCTCTTCAGCCATTAAGAAGCTGATGGGCTTGCAGCCAAAAACGGTCATCGTGGTACAGGCGGACGGAACGGAAAAGCAGACCGCTATCGAAGACGTAAGCGCAGGCGATGTGATACTCGTAAAGCCCGGTGAAAAGATTGCGGTAGACGGCATGGTCATATCGGGCAATTCGTATGTGGACGAAAGCATGTTAAGCGGTGAGCCTGTACCTGTATTGAAAAAAGAAAAAGAAAAAGTATTTGCAGGAACGATTAACCAAAAAGGCAGCTTCCGGTTCAGGGCGGTAAAAGTGGGCAAAGAAACCATGCTTGCCCACATCATCAAAAGGGTGCAGGATGCACAGGGAAGCAAAGCACCCGTACAGAAACTGGTCGATAGGATTGCGGGCATCTTTGTTCCCACAGTGATAGGTATTGCCATCCTGACATTTACGCTATGGTTGATTTTGGGAGGCGAAAACGGGGTTGTTCAAGGTCTGTTGGCAGCCGTTACGGTATTGGTCATTGCCTGCCCCTGTGCTTTAGGCTTAGCGACACCCACCGCTATTATGGTAGGCGTTGGTAAAGGTGCTGAAAATGGCATTTTGATAAAGGATGCCGAAAGTTTGGAACTGGCCAAAAAAGTAAATGCCATCGTTTTGGACAAAACCGGAACCATCACCGAGGGAAGACCACAGGTAACGGGCATTAAATGGCTGAACAATGAGGACACTGCAAAAGAAATCCTTTTGAGCATCGAAAAGCAATCCGAGCATCCATTGGCAGAAGCCGTAGTGAAGCATCTTGGCGATGTAGCGACCACCTCTTTATCCATGTTCGACAGCATTACGGGCAAAGGCGCAAAAGCAGACCATGACAACGAAACCTATTATGTAGGCAACAAAAAGCTATTGGCAGAAAACAACATTGCCATTGCCGGAGAATTACAAGACCAGGCCGAAGAATGGGGCAAACAGTCTAAAACCGTTATCTGGTTTGCAAACAGCAAAAAGGCTCTTGCTGTAATCGCTATCGCCGATAAGATTAAGGAAACATCGGTGCAGGCTATCCGGGAAATGCAGGAAATGGGCATTGACCTGTATATGCTGACCGGAGATAATGAAGCTACCGCTAAAGCCATTGCGGAGCAGACAGGCATCAAGCATTACAAAGCCGAAGTTTTGCCACAGCACAAAGCCGACTTTGTGAAAGAACTGCAAAGTAAAGGAAAGGTAGTGGCAATGGTGGGCGATGGTATCAACGACAGCACCGCATTGGCAACAGCCGATGTAAGTATCGCAATGGGCAAAGGCAGCGACATCGCAATGGACGTAGCCAAGATGACCATCATTTCGTCCGACCTGACCAAGATACCGCAGGCAATACGCTTGTCCAAACAGACCGTAGCCACCATCAAGCAAAACCTGTTCTGGGCGTTTATCTACAACGTAATCGGCATTCCGGTAGCGGCAGGCATCCTTTACCCTGTTAACGGCTTCCTGCTCAACCCGATGATTGCGGGTGCGGCAATGGCATTGAGCAGCGTGAGCGTGGTCAGTAACAGCCTGCGGTTGAAGTGGAAGAAATAA
- a CDS encoding heavy-metal-associated domain-containing protein codes for MENKQFQFKTNINCGGCIASVKPHLDKAEGICHWEVDTANKDKVLTVKSEGITEQEVISTVQKAGFKIEPLDA; via the coding sequence ATGGAAAATAAACAATTTCAATTCAAGACGAACATCAATTGCGGCGGTTGTATCGCATCTGTAAAGCCGCACTTGGACAAGGCAGAGGGCATCTGCCATTGGGAAGTGGACACGGCCAACAAGGACAAGGTACTTACCGTGAAGTCCGAGGGCATTACCGAGCAGGAAGTAATATCGACCGTGCAAAAGGCAGGCTTCAAAATAGAACCTTTGGATGCCTAA
- a CDS encoding DUF3347 domain-containing protein, whose product MKSLSKIVMVIAVLLSSINGFAQIKNAKTETVKIYGNCGICKTTIEKAGNVKKVASVDWNKDTKMATLTYDGDKTNQDEILKRIALAGYDSEKFRAPDDVYAKLAGCCQYDRPVKTVAKNKEAGMDMNAGHGNHDHSQMAANKDAAQNQSQLKAVFDNYFSVKDALIKTDAATASAKAAELAASLKAVDMNKLSAEEHTAWMKVMQDLTANAESISKSKDVAKQRSAFAALSESIYTLAKVSKQDTPVYYQHCPMYNGGKGANWLSKENAVKNPYYGSQMLTCGSTVETIK is encoded by the coding sequence ATGAAATCATTATCAAAAATAGTGATGGTAATCGCCGTATTACTATCATCAATAAACGGCTTCGCACAAATCAAGAATGCGAAAACAGAAACCGTAAAGATTTACGGCAATTGTGGTATATGCAAAACCACCATCGAAAAAGCAGGTAACGTAAAAAAGGTAGCCAGTGTTGACTGGAACAAAGATACCAAGATGGCTACGCTCACCTATGACGGCGACAAAACAAATCAGGATGAAATCCTGAAACGTATCGCTTTGGCTGGTTATGACAGTGAGAAGTTCCGTGCGCCGGATGACGTATATGCTAAACTGGCTGGTTGCTGCCAGTATGATAGACCAGTGAAGACGGTTGCCAAAAACAAGGAGGCGGGAATGGACATGAATGCCGGACATGGCAATCACGACCATAGCCAAATGGCAGCTAACAAAGATGCAGCCCAAAACCAATCACAGCTAAAGGCTGTATTTGACAACTACTTTTCAGTGAAAGATGCTTTGATAAAAACCGATGCGGCGACCGCATCTGCCAAAGCCGCTGAATTGGCTGCATCCCTTAAAGCAGTCGATATGAATAAGCTATCGGCAGAGGAACATACGGCTTGGATGAAAGTGATGCAGGACTTGACGGCCAATGCGGAAAGCATTTCAAAATCAAAAGATGTTGCAAAACAAAGAAGTGCTTTTGCGGCACTTTCGGAAAGCATCTACACACTTGCCAAAGTTTCTAAACAGGACACCCCCGTTTATTACCAGCACTGCCCTATGTACAATGGAGGTAAGGGAGCCAATTGGCTAAGTAAAGAGAATGCGGTTAAAAATCCATATTACGGCTCACAGATGCTTACCTGCGGCAGTACCGTTGAAACCATTAAATAA